The following nucleotide sequence is from Armatimonadota bacterium.
CGGGCCGGCCCGTGGCCTTCGGGCTGGCCGGCAGGACGGCGGTCTTCGGGCTGCCCGGGACGCCGGGTGCCGCCATGGTGGCGTTCGAGGAGCTGGTGCGCCCCGCGCTGCAGGCCATGATGGGCGGCACCCCCTCCCGCCCGTGGCTGCCGGCCAGGCTGGAGGCGCCGCTGCGCGTCCGGCCGGGTCGGTCCCGCTACCTGTGGGCGCAGGCATGGGTCTCTCCCAGAGGCCTGTGGGCGACCCCGCTGCGCGGTCAGGGGACGGCCACGCTGCGCTCCATCAGCGACGCCAACGCCCTTATCCTGATCCCCCCGGAGGTCGCGGAGCTGCGGCGGGGAGATGCCGTTCGGGTGCAGCTTCTGGCCGAGCCGGCGGTCCGGACCGAGCCGGCGGGTGTCCCCATGGTCGCCGTGGTCGGCGCCAAGGGGGCCGGGAAGACCTTCCTCATCGAGCGGCTGCTGCCGGAGCTACGGCGCCGCGGCTACCGGGTGGCCGCCATCAAGCACGACGTCCACGGATTCGAGATCGACCGTGAGGGCACCGACACCTGGCGCTTCGCCCGGGCGGGGGCGGACGTCGTGGCCATCGCCGGTCCGGGAAAGGTGGCCGTGGTGCGGGGGATCGACGGCGAGGCTTCCCTGCGGCAGGTGGAGGAGCTGGTGGGGACGGCCGACCTGATCCTGGTCGAGGGCTACAGCCGGGAGCCCGTCCCCAAGATCGAGGTCCGCCGAGCCGCGGTCTCATCCGGCCGGCCGGGCCCCGCCGGGCCGATCCTGGCGGTGGTGGCCGATGTGCCGGGAGACGGCTCGCTGGGGTTCGAGGAGATTCCGGCCCTGGCCGACCTCATCGAGAGGACACTGAAGCCAGGTCCACGGGGATCTGCCGCCGCACGGCCATCTCCCTGAGCGTGACCCGGCAGGTGTAGGCGTAGAACTCCACTCCCCGGGCGGCGGCCCGCCGGGCCTCTGCGGCGAAGCGCGGGTCGGCGGCGGCAAAGGGGCGCAGGACGGTGGCGTCGTCTCGCTGCACGAACCACACCACCGCGGCCCGCCAGCCTCTTTGCACCGCCGCGGCCAGCGCGCGCAGGTGGCGCGCGCCTCGGGCGCTGGGGGCGTCCGGAAACAGCGCAACGGTCCCGTCCACCCGGTTGCACGATTTCGTTTCCACCAGACAGGGGACGCCGCCTCCTTCGAGCACGTAGTCGACCCGCCCGCCCGGGAAGCGCACCTCCGGGCGCCGCCGCGCGTACCCGCGAAACGGCCGCAGGGTGCCCGCCTCCAGCGCCGCGGCAAACAGGCGGTTGGGCATCCGGGCGTCCAGTCCGACCCAGCGGCCGCGGTGGCGGATCAGCAGCAGCACTCCGTCGGTTCGGCCGCTGGGCTGCGGTAGGAGGTGGGCCACGCCCTGTGCCCCGGCGCGGAGGAGTTCCTCCATCCGGCCGGAGTTGGGCAGGTGCAGGTAGAGCCGTCGCCCGCCGTGGCGGGCAGATACGGCAAAGCGGTTGACCCGGCGCACCAGGACCACGGGAACCAGCGGCCGGGGCAGAGGGACGGCGGATTGATGGCTACGCCCGGTCTGGTTGACCCTCAACACAGGTCCACCCTAGCATGGAATTATGGGGACGTTTCGCGCAAGCTTCGACATCGGGGACCCCCAGGGCCAGCGCTGGGAAACCGTCGAGGCGGTGGTCGATACCGGAGCCAGTTACACATGGGTCCCAAGGGAGGTCCTCGCCCGCCTGGGCATTCAACCGCAATTCCGGCGGGAGTTCCTCACCGCTGACGGCCGGGTCATCGAGCGGGAGATGGCGGTGGCCATGGCTCGCTGGAACAGCCAGGTACTCCCCACGCTCGTGGTCTTCGCGGACGCCGGCTCGCAGCCGCTGCTGGGGGCCTATACCCTGGAAGGGTTTGGTCTCGCCCCGGATCCGCTGGCCAGGCGGCTCATCCCCGTGCGCGGCCTGGCGCTCTAACCCGTACAGTCGCCCTCCTCCGGTCGGATCCGCTCGTCACCGGTCAACGGCCCCCACTGTTTGGGCGGCCGGAGC
It contains:
- the mobB gene encoding molybdopterin-guanine dinucleotide biosynthesis protein B, giving the protein MMGAGSMSPVGAKTPAATSVHQARARILEAVPRLPAEEVPLAEAAGRVLAADIVAPRDLWPFPRAAMDGYGLRSQDVAAASPAHPVGLRVSGAGFAGAADPPRVDAGTAVRVATGTPVPEGADAVVPFEDVEVQGDTVWVRSSLPAGRHVFPAGEDARRGEVVLAAGTTLRGGHLGLLASLGVVTVEVVRRPQVAILAVGDELVEAGSALRPGQVVESNSYALAAEVTSAGGIPLRLGIARDDLDDLTSRIRTGLQADVLITTAGMSVGERDLVKEAMRRAGVDLLFWRVPMKPGRPVAFGLAGRTAVFGLPGTPGAAMVAFEELVRPALQAMMGGTPSRPWLPARLEAPLRVRPGRSRYLWAQAWVSPRGLWATPLRGQGTATLRSISDANALILIPPEVAELRRGDAVRVQLLAEPAVRTEPAGVPMVAVVGAKGAGKTFLIERLLPELRRRGYRVAAIKHDVHGFEIDREGTDTWRFARAGADVVAIAGPGKVAVVRGIDGEASLRQVEELVGTADLILVEGYSREPVPKIEVRRAAVSSGRPGPAGPILAVVADVPGDGSLGFEEIPALADLIERTLKPGPRGSAAARPSP
- the sfsA gene encoding DNA/RNA nuclease SfsA: MRVNQTGRSHQSAVPLPRPLVPVVLVRRVNRFAVSARHGGRRLYLHLPNSGRMEELLRAGAQGVAHLLPQPSGRTDGVLLLIRHRGRWVGLDARMPNRLFAAALEAGTLRPFRGYARRRPEVRFPGGRVDYVLEGGGVPCLVETKSCNRVDGTVALFPDAPSARGARHLRALAAAVQRGWRAAVVWFVQRDDATVLRPFAAADPRFAAEARRAAARGVEFYAYTCRVTLREMAVRRQIPVDLASVSSR
- a CDS encoding retroviral-like aspartic protease family protein — encoded protein: MGTFRASFDIGDPQGQRWETVEAVVDTGASYTWVPREVLARLGIQPQFRREFLTADGRVIEREMAVAMARWNSQVLPTLVVFADAGSQPLLGAYTLEGFGLAPDPLARRLIPVRGLAL